One Yimella lutea DNA window includes the following coding sequences:
- a CDS encoding LacI family DNA-binding transcriptional regulator yields the protein MAKLSDIAAHAGVSEATVSRVLNDKGNVSDSTRDVVLTSIDVLGYERPSNLRRHAVGMVGIIVPELTNPVFAMIAQTLQGRFSAHGYTSVLCTQAPGGAQEEEYVQMLQERGVAGVVFVSGRHADTTADISHYARLCERGLPMVMVNGHRDEIDAPSLSTNEASSVRMALHHLRQLGHTRIGLATGQSRYLPSLRKVEEFQRQAGNDGGLAIEQTWFSVEGGELAGRRLLERGVTAIICGSDMMALGAIKAAELQGFSVPADVSVVGYDGSLLTQHTSPPLTTIRQDISGLSGAIVHALSEEIAGHRHPRGEMLFDPELVARGSTAPARPVATTA from the coding sequence ATGGCGAAGCTCTCTGACATCGCCGCACATGCAGGCGTGAGTGAGGCGACCGTCAGTCGCGTTCTCAACGACAAGGGCAATGTGTCCGACTCGACCCGGGATGTCGTGCTCACCTCGATCGACGTTCTTGGCTACGAACGGCCGAGCAACCTGCGGCGGCACGCCGTCGGCATGGTCGGGATCATCGTCCCCGAACTCACCAACCCGGTGTTCGCGATGATCGCGCAGACCCTCCAGGGGCGCTTCTCCGCCCACGGCTACACCAGCGTCCTGTGTACGCAGGCGCCCGGCGGTGCCCAGGAGGAGGAGTACGTCCAAATGCTGCAGGAGCGCGGTGTTGCCGGGGTGGTGTTCGTCAGCGGTCGCCACGCCGACACGACGGCGGACATCTCGCACTACGCGCGACTGTGCGAGCGCGGTCTGCCGATGGTGATGGTCAACGGGCACCGGGACGAGATCGACGCGCCGTCGCTGTCGACCAACGAAGCGAGCTCGGTTCGGATGGCGCTGCATCACCTGCGCCAGCTCGGGCACACCCGGATCGGTCTGGCGACCGGCCAGTCGCGCTACCTGCCGAGTCTGCGCAAGGTGGAGGAGTTCCAGCGACAGGCGGGGAACGACGGCGGTCTGGCGATCGAACAGACCTGGTTCTCGGTGGAAGGCGGCGAGCTCGCCGGGCGGCGTCTGCTCGAACGCGGTGTCACCGCGATCATCTGCGGATCCGACATGATGGCGCTCGGAGCGATCAAAGCGGCTGAGCTGCAGGGGTTTTCGGTGCCAGCCGATGTTTCGGTGGTGGGTTACGACGGGTCCCTGCTCACCCAGCACACCTCCCCGCCACTGACCACGATCCGACAGGACATCAGCGGCCTGAGCGGTGCGATCGTGCACGCGCTCTCTGAGGAGATCGCCGGTCATCGGCACCCGCGTGGCGAGATGCTCTTCGATCCCGAGCTCGTCGCTCGCGGGTCGACGGCTCCTGCGCGACCGGTCGCGACCACGGCCTGA
- a CDS encoding ABC transporter permease subunit produces the protein MPTETGGIKANGISQAFEGRPTLVWDKKSDTLKDSKTGTVYVAKDARWVPQSGQGSPLAVGWKENVGFDNFKSLFANEALRGKFLSVFAWNIAFPLLSVLTTFVLGMLLALLLNDSRIKGRGIYRSLLILPYAIPVFVSALVWASMFNQEFGLINDLTGLNVDWFGDPWAARAAILLTNLWLGFPYMFVVCTGALQSIPGDVLEAAKIDGASPIRTLRSVIMPLLLVAVGPLLIASFAFNFNNFGLIYLLTAGGPFTDGNSTAGSTDLLITMSYRLAIDGANPNFGLASAVAVIIFIIVGLLSFPGFMKTKALEEVN, from the coding sequence GTGCCCACCGAGACCGGCGGCATCAAGGCCAACGGCATCAGTCAGGCGTTCGAGGGCCGACCGACGTTGGTCTGGGACAAGAAGTCCGACACCTTGAAGGACTCCAAGACCGGCACGGTTTACGTCGCCAAGGACGCACGTTGGGTGCCGCAGAGCGGCCAGGGTTCGCCGCTGGCCGTGGGTTGGAAGGAGAACGTCGGCTTCGACAACTTCAAGTCGCTGTTCGCCAACGAGGCGCTGCGTGGCAAGTTCCTCAGCGTCTTCGCCTGGAACATCGCCTTCCCGCTGCTGTCGGTACTGACCACCTTCGTCCTGGGCATGCTGCTCGCGCTGCTGCTCAACGACTCCCGGATCAAGGGACGCGGCATCTACCGCTCGCTGCTGATCCTCCCTTACGCCATCCCGGTGTTTGTCTCGGCGCTGGTCTGGGCCTCGATGTTCAACCAGGAGTTCGGTCTGATCAACGACCTCACCGGCCTCAACGTCGACTGGTTCGGTGACCCATGGGCCGCGCGTGCAGCGATCCTGCTGACCAACCTGTGGCTGGGTTTCCCGTACATGTTCGTCGTGTGTACCGGTGCGCTGCAGTCGATTCCGGGTGACGTGCTCGAAGCCGCGAAGATCGACGGAGCCAGCCCGATCCGCACCCTGCGCTCGGTGATCATGCCGCTGCTGCTGGTCGCCGTCGGACCGCTGCTGATCGCGTCCTTTGCGTTCAACTTCAATAACTTCGGACTGATCTATCTACTGACCGCCGGTGGCCCGTTCACCGACGGCAACTCGACGGCCGGTTCGACCGACCTGTTGATCACGATGTCCTACCGCCTCGCGATCGACGGGGCGAACCCCAACTTCGGTCTGGCGTCCGCGGTCGCCGTGATCATCTTCATCATCGTCGGTCTGCTGAGCTTCCCCGGCTTCATGAAGACCAAGGCCCTGGAAGAGGTCAACTGA
- a CDS encoding threonine/serine ThrE exporter family protein, producing the protein MTERPRREVPDPRRRLPTAVDPKDLGRRARRAIAGGQPTVPIGLRGQESGPTDSHTRLVIDLGLRVGEALLSTGSSAADTTNAVLRLTRAYDVRSLHVDITYTSLIVSHHRGVLRDPITVMRIVPVLQQDFTRLERLQRLVRDAEDGTLEITDAHDRLDEITSTEHPYSRFIVTLASAMLGAAIAALLSGDLLLVVLSALTTAVVDRTVRFLGRRGVAAFFCQAVGAAIPTMVAVVLYFMANNLQVEMFSNLRPSVVVASGVVVLLAGLSAVGAAQDTIDGYYLTAAAKTFEVLILSGGIVAGVLSVLALAQQIGIDIAISSTLTFSTNPAIGVLCAAAITCSFAIGSYSGGRTVLLSTAVGALAWVAYYLLTEANASVQWSAGFASLLIGALATLMGWRLRVPSLAIATAAIVPLLPGLTVYRGIFELVNIRSDMMQGAATLFGAVMIGLAIASGITLGSLPGRLSRPDDVLTKRRVKVLDTLS; encoded by the coding sequence GTGACCGAACGACCCCGCCGTGAAGTACCCGATCCTCGCCGCCGCCTGCCGACGGCGGTCGATCCCAAGGACCTCGGACGACGGGCGCGACGGGCGATCGCCGGCGGGCAGCCGACTGTCCCGATCGGCCTGCGCGGCCAGGAGAGTGGACCCACCGACAGTCACACCCGACTCGTCATCGATCTCGGGCTGCGCGTCGGCGAAGCACTGCTGTCGACGGGGTCCAGCGCCGCCGACACCACGAACGCGGTACTTCGCCTGACCCGTGCCTACGACGTCCGCTCACTGCATGTCGACATCACCTACACCTCGCTGATCGTGTCGCATCACCGCGGTGTGCTGCGCGATCCGATCACCGTGATGCGGATCGTGCCGGTACTGCAACAGGACTTCACCCGGCTGGAACGTCTGCAACGCCTCGTGCGCGACGCCGAGGACGGAACGCTGGAGATCACCGACGCGCACGATCGGCTCGATGAGATCACTTCGACCGAACATCCGTATTCGCGGTTCATCGTCACGCTCGCTTCGGCCATGCTCGGTGCCGCGATTGCCGCCCTGCTCAGCGGCGACCTGCTGCTGGTCGTGCTGTCGGCGCTCACCACGGCTGTCGTCGACCGGACGGTGCGGTTCCTCGGACGCCGAGGTGTTGCCGCGTTCTTCTGCCAGGCCGTCGGCGCCGCCATTCCGACGATGGTCGCGGTCGTCCTGTATTTCATGGCGAACAACCTGCAAGTGGAGATGTTCAGCAACCTGCGCCCGTCCGTGGTCGTCGCGTCAGGAGTCGTCGTGCTGCTCGCTGGCCTGTCTGCCGTCGGCGCGGCCCAGGACACCATCGACGGCTACTACCTCACGGCGGCCGCCAAGACGTTCGAGGTGCTGATCCTCAGTGGCGGCATCGTGGCGGGCGTGCTGTCCGTGCTCGCCCTCGCGCAACAGATCGGTATCGACATCGCGATCAGTTCGACGCTGACCTTCTCGACCAACCCGGCCATCGGTGTCCTGTGTGCAGCCGCGATCACGTGCTCCTTCGCGATCGGTTCGTACTCGGGCGGGCGCACGGTACTGCTGTCGACCGCCGTCGGCGCGTTGGCGTGGGTCGCCTATTACCTGCTCACCGAGGCGAACGCGTCCGTGCAGTGGTCGGCGGGCTTCGCCTCCCTGCTCATCGGAGCGCTCGCGACGCTGATGGGCTGGCGCCTGCGGGTGCCGTCACTGGCCATCGCGACAGCGGCGATCGTCCCGCTGCTTCCGGGTCTGACTGTGTACCGGGGCATCTTCGAGCTGGTGAACATCCGCTCCGACATGATGCAGGGCGCGGCCACGCTGTTCGGTGCCGTGATGATCGGTCTCGCGATCGCGTCGGGAATCACCTTGGGCTCGTTGCCAGGGCGCCTCAGCCGGCCGGACGACGTGTTGACCAAGCGCCGCGTGAAGGTGCTCGACACGCTCAGCTGA
- a CDS encoding DUF4032 domain-containing protein — protein sequence MALDIRAGRPWPALLDLPWSTPLEEWPENILAALPRGISRHVVRFVRIEGRIIAIKEIKEDIARREYEMLRALRRLDQPCVEAVGVVAGRTDDKGNPLDACLLTRHLQFSLPYRAMLSQSLRPDTADRLIDALAVLLVRLHLVGFWWGDVSLSNTLFKRNAGEFAAYLVDAETGELREKLSKGQRDHDLDIARVNIAGELMDLQAGGFVPMEVDPLSVSDLILSRYDDLWAALTEDESFEMGQRWKVEEHIRHLNDLGFDIGELDITTDFDGTHVSIQPKIVDAGHHARRLLRLTGLAVEDNQARRLLNDLDAFTASQDRQNDDEQLVAHDWLSRIYEPITRTVPPAMRKKLEPAEIFHEILEHRWYMAERAQQDISIENAARDYVDHVLPNKPDEASVVGVDTQELPVRAE from the coding sequence GTGGCACTCGACATCAGGGCTGGACGGCCGTGGCCGGCGTTGCTCGACCTGCCGTGGTCGACCCCGCTCGAGGAGTGGCCGGAGAACATTCTGGCCGCCCTCCCCCGCGGCATCTCCCGACACGTCGTCCGCTTCGTGCGGATCGAGGGCCGGATCATCGCGATCAAGGAGATCAAGGAAGACATCGCCCGGCGCGAGTACGAGATGCTGCGCGCGCTGCGCCGTCTCGACCAGCCGTGCGTCGAGGCCGTCGGCGTGGTGGCCGGTCGCACCGACGACAAGGGCAACCCGCTGGACGCCTGTCTGCTGACCCGGCATTTGCAGTTCTCGCTGCCCTACCGAGCGATGCTGAGCCAGTCACTGCGGCCCGACACCGCCGACCGCCTGATCGACGCCCTCGCGGTGCTGCTGGTGCGGCTGCACCTGGTCGGTTTCTGGTGGGGCGACGTGTCGTTGTCGAACACGCTCTTCAAGCGCAACGCCGGGGAGTTCGCGGCCTACCTGGTGGACGCCGAGACCGGCGAGCTGCGCGAGAAACTGTCGAAGGGACAACGCGACCACGACCTCGACATCGCCCGGGTCAACATCGCCGGCGAGCTGATGGATCTGCAGGCCGGTGGCTTCGTGCCGATGGAGGTCGACCCGCTTTCGGTGTCGGATCTGATTCTGTCGCGGTACGACGACCTCTGGGCCGCGCTCACCGAGGACGAGAGCTTCGAGATGGGCCAGCGATGGAAGGTCGAGGAGCACATCCGCCACCTCAACGACCTCGGCTTCGACATCGGCGAACTCGACATCACCACCGACTTCGACGGCACGCATGTGTCGATCCAGCCGAAGATCGTCGACGCCGGCCACCACGCGCGCCGTCTGCTGCGACTGACCGGCCTGGCCGTCGAGGACAACCAGGCCCGCCGACTGCTCAACGACCTGGACGCGTTCACCGCCAGCCAGGACCGTCAGAACGACGACGAGCAACTGGTCGCCCACGACTGGCTCAGCCGCATCTACGAACCCATCACCCGCACCGTTCCGCCGGCGATGCGCAAGAAGCTCGAACCGGCCGAGATCTTCCACGAGATCCTCGAGCACCGCTGGTACATGGCAGAACGCGCCCAGCAGGACATCTCGATCGAAAACGCCGCGCGCGACTACGTCGACCACGTCCTGCCGAACAAGCCGGACGAGGCGTCCGTCGTCGGCGTGGACACCCAGGAACTCCCCGTCCGGGCGGAGTGA
- a CDS encoding glycoside hydrolase family 13 protein: MPTPDLLARPHHDGSALYVDRAAPAPGERVTVRVRVPHGHDIDQMHVRQVTDGEPEFSAARITSRTATDTWWSADVVCHNPVTSYRFIMSGPTDGYLWLNAAGLSRRDVPDVFDFRLTTFGLAPDWARHGVVYQVFPDRFAKAGDRPAPEWAEPADWSDPVDTRRGHIGAQWYGGDLAGVELHLDHLERLGVTTLYLTPVFPARSNHRYDAATFDAVDPVLGGDEAFASLVRAAHARGLRVLGDITTNHTGVTHDWFIAASADPAAPQRDHYFFDEQGDYEKWLGVSSLPKLNHASPTLREELFDRPEAPVRRWLAGDSGLDGWRVDVANMTGRLRDHDVNHEVAAHMRATVVDAKPDAYLVGEHAHDHYLDASGEGWHGVMNYSGFTRPVWTWLRDKDFAPSFLGNPLMVPRLGGPDVVDTMTEFNAMVPWSTRRANFNLVGSHDTTRVRTLVGADTRQVGVALTLVMAMPGIPMITYGDEIGMEGAFAEDGRRPMPWNESDWDSQIFDDAQQLVAARRDSAALRDGGLRWVRVEDDTITFLREVAGESVLVHVARDAGTSLELDEKDLPGIGGGRLLAGRGISADGSGIRVETNGPGFALWLWKDGGRHGEAL, translated from the coding sequence ATGCCGACGCCGGACCTCCTGGCCCGGCCGCACCACGACGGTTCTGCGCTGTACGTCGACCGCGCGGCGCCCGCTCCCGGTGAGCGGGTGACCGTGCGGGTCCGCGTGCCCCACGGCCACGACATCGACCAGATGCACGTGCGCCAAGTGACCGACGGCGAACCCGAGTTCTCGGCCGCCCGAATCACCTCCCGCACCGCGACCGACACCTGGTGGAGCGCGGACGTCGTCTGTCACAACCCGGTGACCTCATACCGCTTCATCATGAGCGGTCCGACGGACGGTTACCTCTGGCTGAACGCCGCCGGCCTGTCCCGGCGTGACGTCCCGGACGTCTTCGACTTCCGCCTGACCACCTTCGGCCTGGCCCCGGATTGGGCTCGGCACGGTGTCGTCTACCAGGTGTTCCCCGACCGCTTTGCGAAGGCGGGCGATCGCCCCGCGCCCGAGTGGGCCGAGCCGGCCGACTGGAGCGACCCGGTCGACACACGGCGGGGACATATCGGTGCCCAGTGGTACGGCGGCGACCTCGCCGGCGTCGAGCTGCACCTCGATCACCTCGAGCGGCTCGGTGTCACCACGCTCTACCTGACCCCGGTCTTCCCCGCGCGTTCCAACCACCGGTACGACGCCGCGACGTTCGATGCCGTCGACCCGGTGCTCGGCGGCGACGAGGCCTTCGCGTCGCTGGTGCGTGCCGCGCATGCTCGCGGATTGCGCGTGCTGGGTGACATCACCACGAACCACACCGGCGTCACGCATGACTGGTTCATCGCGGCGTCCGCGGATCCGGCTGCCCCCCAACGAGATCACTACTTCTTCGACGAGCAGGGTGACTACGAGAAGTGGCTCGGCGTATCGAGCCTTCCCAAGCTCAACCACGCGTCGCCGACGCTGCGCGAGGAACTCTTCGACCGTCCTGAGGCACCGGTTCGCCGCTGGCTCGCAGGGGACTCGGGGCTGGACGGTTGGCGGGTCGACGTCGCGAACATGACCGGACGGTTGCGTGACCACGACGTCAACCACGAGGTTGCTGCCCACATGCGCGCGACCGTCGTCGATGCCAAGCCCGATGCGTATCTCGTCGGCGAGCACGCCCACGATCACTACCTGGACGCGTCCGGCGAGGGTTGGCACGGAGTCATGAACTACTCCGGGTTCACCCGTCCGGTATGGACCTGGTTGCGCGACAAGGACTTTGCTCCGTCGTTCCTCGGGAACCCGTTGATGGTGCCGCGGCTCGGAGGTCCCGACGTCGTCGACACCATGACCGAGTTCAACGCGATGGTGCCCTGGTCGACCCGGCGGGCGAACTTCAACCTGGTCGGGTCGCACGACACCACCAGGGTGCGGACTCTGGTCGGCGCCGACACGCGCCAGGTCGGTGTGGCGCTGACGCTGGTGATGGCGATGCCGGGCATCCCGATGATCACGTACGGCGACGAGATCGGCATGGAGGGCGCCTTCGCCGAAGACGGCCGCCGTCCGATGCCGTGGAACGAATCCGATTGGGATTCACAGATTTTCGACGATGCCCAGCAGCTGGTCGCCGCCCGGAGGGACTCGGCGGCTCTGCGCGACGGCGGTCTGCGGTGGGTGCGCGTCGAGGACGACACGATCACGTTCCTGCGTGAGGTCGCGGGGGAGTCGGTGCTGGTGCACGTCGCCCGTGACGCCGGTACGAGCCTCGAGCTGGACGAAAAAGACCTTCCCGGTATCGGTGGCGGGCGACTGCTCGCCGGGCGCGGGATCAGTGCCGACGGATCGGGGATCCGGGTGGAGACGAACGGCCCGGGCTTCGCGCTGTGGCTCTGGAAGGACGGGGGCCGTCATGGCGAAGCTCTCTGA
- a CDS encoding transglycosylase family protein, producing MSYTPKHAAAKQPSTTGRRAAGVLMLSAATVGTSAFVGTGAAQAAATTTAVKSALGWNVWDRVAQCESGGNWRINTGNGYYGGLQFSYTTWRGFGGTAYASYAHLATREQQIRIAQNTLRVQGPGAWPVCSRRAGLTRTNGMVLGASTPTTTATTTTTTTSRTASRKLVVDGAFGPNTTRAVQKWVGTVQDGSFGPYTRRALQAKIGAHQDGWIGSNSVRLLQVKIGAPRNGASYLDATTVRYLQTYLNRHVL from the coding sequence TTGAGCTACACCCCCAAGCACGCTGCCGCCAAGCAGCCCAGCACCACCGGTCGCCGCGCGGCCGGCGTCCTCATGCTGTCCGCCGCGACCGTCGGCACGTCGGCGTTCGTCGGCACCGGGGCGGCGCAGGCCGCTGCGACCACCACCGCCGTGAAGTCGGCACTCGGCTGGAACGTCTGGGACCGCGTCGCGCAGTGCGAGTCCGGCGGCAACTGGCGGATCAACACCGGCAACGGCTACTACGGCGGTCTGCAGTTCTCCTACACCACCTGGCGCGGCTTCGGCGGCACCGCCTACGCGTCGTACGCGCACCTGGCGACCCGCGAGCAGCAGATCAGGATCGCTCAGAACACCCTGCGCGTGCAGGGCCCTGGCGCCTGGCCGGTGTGCTCCCGCCGTGCCGGTCTGACCCGTACCAACGGAATGGTGCTCGGTGCCTCCACCCCGACGACCACCGCCACCACGACGACGACCACCACGTCGCGCACCGCGTCCCGCAAGCTGGTCGTCGACGGCGCGTTCGGTCCGAACACCACCCGCGCGGTCCAGAAATGGGTAGGCACCGTGCAGGACGGCTCGTTCGGTCCCTACACCCGCCGTGCGCTGCAGGCAAAGATCGGCGCCCACCAGGACGGTTGGATCGGTTCCAACAGCGTCCGCCTCCTACAGGTGAAGATCGGCGCCCCGCGCAACGGTGCGAGCTACCTCGACGCAACCACGGTTCGCTACCTGCAGACCTACCTGAACCGTCACGTGCTCTGA
- a CDS encoding sugar ABC transporter permease has translation MSATPAPDPMVVAAATGDDDPTNTPTKPRRGSGGVWWRHALALLALAFAMFPILFVVSAALNPAGSLSTTSLFPTGFSFDNVRTLFSDDARPFLTWYKNSLFIALVGGVLSVFIGAASAYAFSRLRFKGRRVGLMALLLLQMFPALLAFVGLYITFSKIGEVLPAFGLNTTLGLILVYMGGAMGSNVWLLKGYFDTVPKELDEAAMVDGASHARIFFTMTLRLVTPILVTVFMLSFVGLFGEFMLASIFLTEKDAQTLGVGLWGMTKGNERNALFGQFAAGSVLSSIPIMVLYLVFQRQLVGGLTQGSVK, from the coding sequence ATGAGCGCTACTCCTGCTCCCGACCCCATGGTCGTCGCAGCCGCCACCGGTGACGACGACCCGACCAACACCCCCACCAAGCCGCGCCGCGGCTCCGGTGGTGTGTGGTGGCGGCACGCGCTCGCACTGCTGGCGCTCGCCTTCGCGATGTTCCCGATCCTGTTCGTGGTCTCGGCGGCGTTGAACCCGGCCGGATCGCTGTCGACGACCAGCCTGTTCCCGACCGGCTTCTCGTTCGACAACGTCCGGACGCTGTTCAGCGACGACGCGCGCCCGTTCCTCACCTGGTACAAGAACTCTCTGTTCATCGCGCTTGTCGGCGGCGTGCTGTCGGTGTTCATCGGCGCCGCATCCGCGTACGCGTTCTCGCGGCTGCGCTTCAAGGGGCGCAGGGTCGGTCTGATGGCCCTGTTGCTGCTGCAGATGTTCCCGGCGCTGCTGGCCTTCGTGGGTCTGTACATCACCTTCAGCAAGATCGGTGAGGTGCTGCCTGCATTCGGCCTGAACACGACGCTCGGTCTGATCCTGGTCTACATGGGTGGCGCGATGGGCTCGAATGTCTGGCTGCTCAAGGGCTACTTCGACACCGTGCCGAAGGAGTTGGACGAGGCCGCGATGGTCGACGGCGCATCGCACGCGCGCATCTTCTTCACGATGACGCTGCGCCTGGTGACACCGATCCTGGTGACCGTCTTCATGCTGTCGTTCGTCGGCTTGTTCGGTGAGTTCATGCTCGCGTCGATCTTCCTGACCGAGAAGGACGCCCAGACGCTCGGCGTCGGACTGTGGGGCATGACGAAGGGCAACGAGCGCAACGCCCTGTTCGGCCAGTTCGCGGCCGGATCGGTGCTGAGCTCGATCCCGATCATGGTGCTCTACCTGGTGTTCCAGCGTCAGCTGGTCGGCGGCCTCACGCAAGGCTCGGTGAAGTAA
- a CDS encoding CBS domain-containing protein, which translates to MRISDVLRGKGTDVVTIPGSASVADLVALLRDKGIGAVVVVDEADSERIAGIVSERDVVRRLADRADGLMELPVSEVMTADVHTCGQGDELNEVAVKMTDRRIRHLPVVEEGRLTSIVSIGDVVKARLGELQAERDALEGYISS; encoded by the coding sequence ATGCGTATTTCGGATGTGCTGCGAGGCAAAGGAACTGACGTCGTCACCATTCCCGGCTCGGCCTCGGTGGCCGATCTCGTAGCGCTGTTGCGCGACAAGGGCATCGGAGCGGTGGTGGTGGTCGACGAGGCCGACTCCGAGAGGATCGCCGGCATCGTCAGTGAACGCGACGTCGTGCGCCGTCTCGCCGACCGCGCCGACGGGCTGATGGAACTCCCGGTCAGTGAGGTCATGACTGCCGACGTGCACACCTGCGGTCAGGGCGACGAACTGAACGAGGTCGCGGTGAAGATGACCGATCGACGTATCCGTCATCTTCCGGTCGTCGAAGAGGGGCGCCTGACCTCGATCGTCAGCATCGGTGACGTCGTCAAGGCGCGCCTGGGTGAGTTGCAGGCCGAGCGGGACGCACTCGAGGGTTACATCAGTTCCTGA
- a CDS encoding serine/threonine-protein kinase: MTPARPESTTSGHRLPGGRPRRPAQVDGDETTEFTPASDAGLRDPVVAEGAPGGRRIGPYRLLGRLGEGGMGVVFRALAPNGDEVAIKVLRAHVAYDEKARERLRREVSSLSRVRAPGVAGVIDADADGDQPYLVTQYVPGPPLDEVVDGRGPLGAEQLARLGRGLAEALDAIHSAGVVHRDLKPGNVLMVGDEPVLIDFGIAHIGDDSRLTQTGLVMGTPGYLSPEIIDGAAVGPATDWWGWAATLAYAASGRAPFGKGPMPVILDRVARGQADLTNVDPRIRPLLEAALSPDPYQRPSAGEILRELDVFARGGMTGEIVQRHSRRPATSPRGQQSAAKPLHHKEAPVRTQHPRTEWIQPQQRLDAPPVAWGAVPTEQQSAPARDPRIGQPARTWTLLALMLATVGLSMVLPIVAWFAILAWVFAARWNDKSITSMVLRRYAAGPRRSDTAVAMALSPWHALVSAFSTLLVAIIPVFLGAVTTVAVAFVSDLVGLTTSAYGRPPAIAAGTLVAICSAWWGVGGTATRRGSRSLVRTVARTKEVTLAVVIASVALLMGCALFASANLDVPMHWWPYNDVTQVPGSGIIPSIPPNWP; the protein is encoded by the coding sequence ATGACGCCTGCACGACCCGAGTCCACGACGAGCGGCCACCGCTTGCCCGGTGGCCGGCCGCGCAGACCCGCTCAGGTCGACGGTGACGAGACCACCGAGTTCACCCCGGCGTCGGACGCGGGACTGCGCGATCCCGTTGTTGCGGAAGGGGCGCCAGGGGGGCGCCGGATCGGACCGTACCGACTGCTCGGACGCCTGGGGGAGGGCGGCATGGGCGTCGTGTTCCGGGCCCTCGCCCCGAACGGCGACGAGGTCGCGATCAAGGTGCTGCGAGCCCACGTCGCCTATGACGAGAAGGCCCGCGAGCGACTGCGGCGCGAGGTCAGCTCCCTGTCGCGCGTGCGGGCACCCGGTGTCGCGGGAGTCATCGATGCGGACGCCGACGGGGACCAGCCCTATCTGGTCACCCAGTACGTTCCGGGCCCACCGCTCGATGAGGTCGTGGACGGACGCGGTCCGCTCGGTGCCGAGCAGTTGGCCCGACTGGGTCGGGGTCTCGCCGAGGCTCTGGATGCGATTCACTCCGCGGGCGTCGTGCACCGCGATCTGAAGCCCGGCAACGTGTTGATGGTCGGTGACGAACCGGTCCTCATCGATTTCGGCATCGCCCACATCGGCGACGACTCGCGACTGACGCAGACCGGGCTGGTCATGGGAACGCCCGGTTACCTGTCGCCGGAGATCATCGACGGCGCCGCCGTCGGCCCGGCCACCGACTGGTGGGGTTGGGCGGCAACGCTGGCCTACGCCGCGTCCGGCAGGGCACCGTTCGGCAAGGGTCCGATGCCGGTCATTCTCGACCGGGTCGCCCGCGGCCAGGCCGATCTGACGAACGTGGACCCGCGCATCCGGCCGCTGCTGGAAGCCGCGCTGTCGCCCGACCCGTACCAGCGTCCGTCGGCAGGGGAGATCCTGCGCGAACTCGACGTCTTCGCCCGAGGTGGGATGACCGGTGAGATCGTCCAACGTCATTCGCGGCGCCCGGCAACGTCACCTCGTGGTCAACAGTCGGCGGCAAAACCGTTGCATCACAAGGAAGCTCCGGTTCGCACCCAGCACCCCCGCACCGAGTGGATCCAGCCGCAGCAACGCCTCGACGCGCCGCCGGTGGCGTGGGGCGCAGTGCCGACCGAGCAGCAATCCGCTCCTGCGCGCGACCCGCGGATCGGCCAGCCGGCCCGTACCTGGACACTCCTGGCGCTGATGCTCGCGACGGTGGGACTGTCGATGGTGCTGCCGATCGTCGCGTGGTTCGCGATCTTGGCGTGGGTGTTCGCCGCCCGCTGGAACGACAAGTCGATCACCTCGATGGTGCTGCGTCGGTACGCTGCCGGACCTCGCCGCAGCGACACCGCCGTCGCCATGGCGCTGTCGCCCTGGCACGCGCTCGTCTCGGCGTTCTCCACCCTGCTGGTCGCGATCATCCCGGTGTTCCTGGGCGCGGTGACTACGGTCGCCGTCGCGTTCGTCAGTGACCTGGTGGGCCTCACGACCTCGGCGTACGGGCGTCCACCGGCCATCGCAGCCGGCACATTGGTGGCGATCTGTTCGGCGTGGTGGGGCGTCGGTGGTACGGCCACCCGCCGCGGCTCGCGCAGTCTGGTGCGCACCGTCGCCCGCACCAAGGAAGTCACTCTCGCAGTCGTGATCGCGTCGGTCGCCCTTCTCATGGGGTGTGCGTTGTTCGCTTCCGCAAACCTGGACGTGCCCATGCACTGGTGGCCCTACAACGACGTCACCCAGGTGCCGGGATCGGGCATCATCCCCTCCATTCCGCCGAACTGGCCCTGA